GGTTCCGGCTGACGACGACCCGGTTCCGGCAGATCCTGGGAACGCGGAGGGGTTGGACTGGTGGACGCCTGGCCGTCCTCGTGACCGTCGGGTTCCCAGGGAGAGACGGGGTCTGCTCCGGCGGGAGGACGTCCCCGTGAGTGTGGCGCCCAGTGTCAGGCGCCCCCTGGAGCCCAGACCGAATAGAACAACCCGGGGTGTGGTGTTGACGGAAGACAATGTGGGGGCGGTACTGGAAGAAGATTTGATGGGGTTCGATGAAGACCAGGTGGTCGAGCAGAGCGACGGGTCCGACTCCGACGCCTCAGGGTCCGACGAGTCTGACGGCTCCGAAGCTTCGGAGGCCGATTCAGAAGGCTCGGGCCCGGGCTCTGGTGGTGAAAGGGTTCTCGCTCCTGACGAACTGCAGGTCCACAGGGTGATTGAACGGACTCCGGAACGGCGACCGGCCACGACTCCTGAAAGGAGGCCGATCGCGACCCCTGATGAGTTGTTGGGCGATGCGCCGGACATGCCAGAGTCTCCCAGTTTGGTGCCACTGCCAGATTCGCCGTATGTTCACGAACATGTGGTTTTTCGGCATCGGCAGGTGCGCAAAAAGAACGAATGGAAACTGATTGTACACAAGAAGAACCTGATCATTGGCGATTCCAATTTGGCGCGCATTCCGGGTTACAGTGTGGACGATCTCCAAATTGACAGTTTTCCCGGTGCCCATTTCAGGCACGGGGAAATGCTGTTGACTAGCCCGCATGTCTTGGATCAGGTCGTTGTACAGAAATTGGTCTTGTCCTTTGGCATTAACAGTCGCCAGAATAAACCGCGGGAGACCACCATCAAGAACGTGCAAGCGGCACTTCGCACAGCCAAACGAATGTTTCCGTACGCGGAAATCTGGATCCCGCTGGTTAACTTCTCCGACAAACTTCCGCGTGAAGAACGCGAGAATCTGACGGATCTGAATGAACATGTGCGTCGCAATATGCCATATCTCGAACCGCTGCCTGCCGAGGACTTTCATGTTGAGGATGATGGCATCCATTGGACTGCCGCGACTGCCACCAAAATGTTGGAGCATTGGTGCCGGTTGTTAAACTGGTAATTCCCCCAAGCAGCAACGCACGGGGGTCTCAGTCCGCACGTTCTTTAGTCGGCAGAGAcgtggtggttttggctaagaacTTTAAATTGACCAGAGACCAATATGTGTTGCTACAAAGGGGTTTGTCCTTTATACCGGTCACGCAAAAAGGTATGCAAGACAAAGAACAATTAGAATTCGACTTGCAGCGATTTCACAGACGCCTGAAATTGGCCGCTTACTTCGGGGTACCGCTCGCGGGTCCGAAAACGCCGTTTGTGGGACCGACTGAGTGGACGCCTCCCGCGGAGAAGTTGCCAAAAGAACTCGTACAAATGATGGACAGGGACGTACAGTGGCTCAACCAAAATTTCGCGCCGTggacagaaaaacccaatgtgACCGACAGCCAATTGCGTGCGTTGAAGGACCTTCAACGAGCGACTCACATTATCATCAAGCCGGCCGATAAAGGCTCGGCGGTGGTCGTGATGGACAGGGACCAATACGTCACGGAGGTCAAACGTCAATTGAGTGATCCGGTCTATTACACGAAACTGGAGAAACCTATCTATTGGGAGACCTTGCCGATGATCAATCGAATTGTGGCCGCGTTGAAGGACAAAAAATTCATCAGTcataaacaaatgctgtattTGAAGGGCAGTGCAGAACCGCGTGAGAGGCGGTTCTACATCTTGCCCAAAATCCACAAGAGCCCCGACAAGTGGGCCGTGCCCTATGAAGTCCCGCCTGGCAGGCCAATCGTCTCAGATTGCGGAAGCGACACTTATGCGACGGCGGAATTCATAGAGCACCATCTGTTTCCCCTGTCCATCAAACATCCGTCCTACGTTAAGGACACGTATGAGTTCATTCGGATCGTCAAGACTTTGAAAATGCCTGCACGATTTGCCTTCTTCTCCATGGACGTCGAGAGCTTGTATACCAATATTCCCATCGACGACGGCATTCGAACAGTTCGGAAATTCTTTGAAAAGTACCCAGATCCTGGGAGACCTGACGACGAGCTGTTGCAGCTCCTGGAAATCAACTTAAAACGAAACGATTTTGTGTTTGGCGGGGAATATTTCCTGCAAGTGAAGGGCACTGCGATGGGGAAGAGATTCGCCCCCTCGTACGCCAATATTTATATGGCCAACTGGGAGGAAGAGGTGATGGCGAAGTGTCCCATGAAGCCCACTTGCTACATCAGATATCTTGACGATATCTGGGGCATTTGGCCGGGTGACAAATCGGAATTCGATTGCTTTGTTTCAATCCTGAACGCTCACAACTCTTCCATCCAAGTCAAAGCGGAATGGTCGGACACGTCCATCGATTTTTTAGATGTGACTGTGTACAAAGGACCGAATTTCGCCAGCCGCGGAACCCTGGACATCAAGGTGTTCTTTAAGGTCACTGACACCCACGCTCTTGTCCACAAATCCAGTTTTCACCCTAGACACACCTTCGGGGGACTGGTCAAGTCGCAGTTGCTGAGGTTCCACAGAATCTGTTCGAATTACGTTGATTTCCAGGAGGCTACAAAAATTCTTTTCACCGCTCTCAGACGTCGGGCCTACAGTAGGTCGTTTCTTCGCAAATGTCTTCgcacatttttggaaaatacCACTAAATCGACGGAAGATCGTATTCCATTCGTCACCACTTATTCTACGTTCACTAGGCGTTTCAACAGCCACGTTAAGTGCAATTTTGAGGTAGGCAAGTCGGCGATTCCTGCCCTGTCGGACCGAGACATTATCTCGGCCTACAGGAAGAACAAGAATCTGACCGACTTGCTGGTGCGCGCTAAGCTGCCGAACTTGCGGAAGGAGAAGCCGCTTCCGACGCAACGAATTTATTCCAAGAAAAGATTTGTTCGCAACTTGTCCACTGGACAGATGTTCCAGTTGGAACAATCGTTGTCTATGCGTTCGGATAATTGTGTTTATTTGATTTCGTGTAACCGTTGCGGATCCATCTATGTTGGGGAGACGGCGAACACTCTATCCACAAGATTGGCACAACACAAGTCCAATATTTTGAGACACAAAAAAACCCATACCAGACTTGTGCGTCACTTCATGGACCACGGATTTCAGGAGGTCCGCGTGACGGGTCTGGAGCGGAATTCGGCTTGGACGACGAGTCAGAGGAAGAGGGCAGAGTTCAGGTGGATCTGGAGACTGGGGACTAGGCTAGCCGCCGAGGGGCTGAACGAGGGTCAGGAGGACAGAGATCgccctgccctgccctctacACTAACCTCAACCCTAGGGGGCGTGTGCCCTAGGTCTCCCCAGCCCTCCTCCACACGAACCCTAGCCTCTCCTACCCCTAAACTCAAAATTCGCCCTTTGGGCCCTAACCCCAAGCCTTGGGCCGCAATTGGCCCGCGGGCCATTGGTTGCCCGGCGAGGGGAGAGCGTTAGAGGGGCATAGGCCCTAACCCCAAATTTCTATTTGGGCCCTAACCCCAATTATGCTTGGGACCACTTTTGGCCCGCGTTCCATATGTTGGACACCAATGGTTTATATGGCCTATTGGGACACTCCTATTTACATCGCACTTAATTTGGACTTCATACACAAAATATTTACAGAGATATTCACATTTATCTTCACACACAAttcatttttctcattttttttggtatttttttatttttttatgcaaaatatacatacactacattcaaaatacacgaagagtacacatacatacacaactTTCGCtccaactcaaaaaaataacgagaaaaaaataatgaaaaaagtgGCTGCACAGCGCCAGCTCGAAAAGACTGAGTATAGCGGCATACTGCACATGCGCAGTTCATTCTGCAGCCGGAGCTCGACGGTGCAACATCGCTGCCGCTACTGCTGCTGTGCTAATTACTATTTGCGAGTGGATTTGTTTGCTTTTTTGAGGGCCAATTGTCGTGTGCGTGttgtctgcttgtgtgtctGGTGTCTTCTGTGGTGCGTGGTGCTTGTGAGGTGCGGCGCGCTTTTTGTGGCGTCGTGCTTCGCGGTGTGACGCACTTTAGAATTCGCTGCGCGCGAGGAGGCAGCGCGCCTCGTTGACGGCTTGCGTGCCTGCTGCGACGTCCTCGCGTCTTTTAACGTGTGTTTTCGTCCTGAGGAAGGTCCGTTGAGGACCGAAACGTCGACTGACGACACACGTTACCTTTTTGGccaatttatttttgcttttctttttgtttgtggTGTTGAGAGCGGTGGGGGAAAgaggaggaaagaaagaaaaagagttCTCAAGCACCCACACACGCACTTTTCATTCACACTCATACACCTACAAACATTCACACACCCATTTTGGCACATTCACACTTCTACCACATTCATCCATTCACACTTATTAATTAGATAGCAAAGCCCACGTGGTGCGCctgattaaattaaataaaagattaattaattgattaaataaattcctgaattaatttccaacctcactgactatattaaataaaagattaattaattgattaaataaATACCTGAATTAAACTGCGAAAATAATACAAACACTTACCGAAAATTGCTCCAAATTAAACACATAATTGGAAATTAAattttgacattaaaaaacccTTAAAATCAATTTGTAATTTAccctcaacaaaaaaacaaacaaacaaaagttaaaATATTCGCTAATTCTgacaaaatttggaaaaaataattgATAATTAAAATACGATTAAACcaatcaataaaatacattgtACAAATTATCctgccaaaaaataaaataaaaaattgaatgcGTACAAATACACCAAAACAATAATACAACCAAACAAACACACCAAAGTAAAcaataattaaaacaaatacaaacaaaCTCAAACTGAAAATAATGGCAGGGCGTGACGAGTGGACGGTGGTGAGGCGTCGCCCTCGTGGACGCCGCCAGCCACCGCCTCCGCGTTGGGGGGACCGTGGGGAGGCGCGGATGGACAGCGCGCGTCCTTCCCGATCCTGGGAGTGGGGAGGGGCTCCTCCTCCCCCCCGGAGAGGGAGGGAATTCTTCcccaacctaaccctaaccctaaccctaaccctaacctaaaccctaaccctaaccctaaaccctaaccctaaccctaacctaaccctaaccctaaccctaacccttggACGACAAGTGGTCGTACAAAAAAACGAGGTGAGTACACTACTAAATGAAAACGGAAATAATGACATATTGGTGCGTATTAGTCACGGCTGCGGCCACGTATTTTAGCAAGGTCCGTGCGGACTCGTGCACTTGCCCGAGGGCGGGCAAAAATGGCGGGGATGGTCAATTATGGCGGGACGCCAGTCAGGTGAGTTGGGGAACGAATAGAACTCCCGCAAAATGCGCGGGGAGatggaaataatttttttaacttctaACTGGACATATTAGGcccccttttttttctcatactggGGGACACCGTAGCAATGTGCGGTGGGGATGCTTGTTTTAGGAGGAATGAACGGTGGTCCTGCTACTTGAAATAGGTGAAGTCTACCGTGAAGTTGCACATAAGTCGAGCGGCTATTGTATTATGGGACTAGAGTCGGAATACTGAAGGGCGCCGACAGTTGAACTGTGGGAGGCTAGAGAAGGAATTTATGGGGGGAACGGGCTAAAGTCCTATTTGGCGTGACGTTTTATCGCTTCGTCTAAGACCGaggtcctgctctgctctgctgCCCGGTGGGAGAAAGTCGGTGAACCTACGCCGTCGACGACCGGGACCGGAAGGCGGTCCGCGAAGGGCGAAGCAGTCGAATCCCGACGCGAGAGGCCACGGTTACGGGCGACGCCGCCGCTGAAGTGCCGTGACTCGGCGAGAGAAAATTGATGAAAACAAGACTGCGAATACACGGTAAGTCTGGTGACGACTCCCCGCCGCCTTCGTCCGGTTGCGCGGCGGCCGGGGCACCCGGAAGGGACCGATTCTGAATAGACACGTGTGCCTGTCCAGTACTACTTTctctgtgtgtgagtgtgtgcgtacgtgcgcgtgtgtgtgcacGGACCTCGAACAGGTCCGCCGCCGGTATTTCTCTCGCGCGCGCGCGCACGCTGCCAAAAGAAGGGCTGCAAAGGCCGTAGGCCGCGACCGGAACGGGCTCCGGTCACGAGACCGCCCGCGGGCGTGCTGAACCGAGCAAAGTGCCGAAAAAACCGTTCCCAAAAAGGAAAACTGCTGACGCAGCGCTCCAGGAAACAAAGGCGAAGGGGGTCCGGGACCCTAGGCGGTCCGGGTAATCCCACGCTGACCTCCGACGAACCATGCGGGTACTCCGATAGTATAGTGGACGGGTCCGGGAGTTGATCGTCCCGGACGGGGCCCCCCCACACGAGGCTGTCCAGTGAATAAATGGCCCGAAACAGTCGAGGACTGTGGGGACCGCTGCTGACGACGCAGGTCCACTTTACCCAGCTCCGTTAAGAACCGCACCGAACCCGGACGGGGTCGTCGTAGTTTCAAAACTTTCATGGAGGTGAATGTCTCCGGGTGGGGCTTATGGTTTTTCTTCTTTCGACGCCGAGCGGATCGCTCCCTCTACGTTGGGAGACGAGGGACGGTCACGCTCGAATGCTAGCGCGCTAACGCTTGCTTCTGGGATATGAATGGGGGCCTGCGGGCCCCATTTTAcacgtgtgggtgtgtgtgtgtgtgtgtatatatatgtatgtgtgtatatatatatatatatatatatagatgtatgtatgattttttacatAAGTCACGTGCGGTCGTGTGATCGCACGCGCGGTACTTACGATAAGTCATCCCTGATATCCATGTGGATTTTCGGTTGATTTTGCTACAGTCTGTGGGCAGGGGGGTTCTCTCCCACCCTGGTGACGCCGCCGACACGGTTGTGCGCGCGCTAGCGCGCGCGCTTGGTTTTTAGCTCTATTTGTACTTATTTCTTTGATTTTGGCTGCTTCCTCTCTAtctctctttttttctctctctattTCTTTCCATCTctaattttttctctctctctctctctctccttcctTCTCACGCTCTCTCTCCTTTTCTTTTGCTGCCACTCTttatctctctctctttctctctctctctctccttctcttaatttttttctttgtctctctctttctctccttctttcttacacacacactctctctctctctctctctctctctctctctctattttTCTCTGTGTCTCTTTCGCACACACTTAGGTCGAGGTTTCTTTCCCCCAGTCCAATTTTTCTCTTAAAAATCAGTATAATTTCGGTAATAGGTCCCGTTAACCGTGGGGCGTTCTCCTACCTGGTCGGTAAGTATCGGGTTGCGCGCACTAGGGGAAGTACGTGGTTTCTACGGATGGAACCGGGCGGTGAGCGCTAAACGCTACCGCCTGATCAACACGGGGGCGAGGCGACTTCTTGGCCCAACTCTGTTAGATTGACGAGTATGTTGTCGAGTTCATTTTAAGGAAGAAACCGTCCCGTTGATCGGGACCGAACCGTGGCCCCGGACGGGCGATTCCTGTGCGTCGACTGATGTCGCCAAAGTAAGAAGGGGGTCACAGTGACTAGCGAGGGTCAGTCGCATTGCCTTTGGTACTCCACACACCGGGTAGTCGTAAGACGTACCGGGGATGCCATCGAGATAGAGTGTACTCACCTAACCCGCCAGAACCCCGGACGACTGTTTCCCTTTGAAGTCTTGCGGCGACATCGACTGACGTTTGGGACCTAGTCAAGGTCCTCCCGTCCCGTGAGTCCTGTGATATTCTGGTTTTTTCCGATCGGTAAGCCGTTGCGGGCTAGTTGGTTTTAGCCGCGGTGCGGTGCGGTCGGGTCTGGTCTACTCCCCCTTTGCTGATCGCGACGGCCCCCCTCTTTTTGGCTACCTCCGGGCAATTGATATACTTAATTGgatttattgtaaacaaacaaacccccccccccccttcccccccACTAAACATAAAAGTCCTAGGGAAATAAATTGAACTAAACTTAATCTGAGCTAGGGCCCTCTTTGGGTCTCGGTAGAACAACCTTCCCCATCCTCTTccactaaacttaactagagggCGCTATCCGATTTGGAATAGGGCACTTGACCCCGTGAGCTAAACTTAACGAGGTACGTGTGGAAACCCCTCGGTGGCCTGTGGAACCACCCTTCCTTTCGACTAACCCCAACGAAGAGTCTTGCCCAAATTTTGGTCTCGGTAGGCCCTTCCCTGTTCTCTTCCACTAAACTCAACAAAAGGACTTTGTCCACTTTAGAATTGGACACCTAATCCCACCCCCGTGAACTAAACTCAATTCACCCCTCCTTTCCAGTTTCCTAACAAGGGACTGGACACGATTAGAAAGGAGTCATTTGCCCCCACCACTCGGACCAACCCTAACGGGGTGAATCCGGAAACCCTTCGGGGGTCTACCATACGGGCCTTTGATTGAAATAACACTAACGTTTCCATACTCTCTCTTCTttccttctttttcttccaaTTCCTTGGATGTCTGACCTAATGTAGCTCGCTGATATTTGAAAGGGTGGGTATACGTTGgatttaaacaaaaaaggttttttCAGGAGACGGAGTGGTGCGGCTTTCGTGCGGAATAATTAATCTTGAATTTTTTATCAATTTCGAAATACCCTCGGAAATTGACTCGGTGAATTTTGTCTTTCTGTTTGTATTCCTATTGGCTCTCTGAAATCCAGGAAAACTTCGCGGTGAGAATGGAGGGACGGGGTAAACAACTGGCGACGGGGGATCTGAAATTTCTGGCCAGACTGATGACAAGGTTCATCAGGACGTCACACCATCTTGAGAGTGTGGCGGACGCCGACCGCCCGCCATGGGGCATTCGACTCCTGGAAAAATCACTGGTAGAAGGGGTCAAGCCCTCCAATCCGAATGAGAAAATCAATACATTGACCAAGTACAATGCTAAGAATTGGGCGTACGTGACACAACAGTCGCTCTTCGAACATTATTCGGAAACTTTGGCGTCGCTTAAAATTGAACTCGGCAGGTTCAAAAATGCACGCTGGCAAGACGCGCTGTCCTTGGCGGTGAAGTGGGCTAGATTAGATCTAGACACTCTACGGCAGGCCACTCTGGCGAAGGCGAGCGCGGAAATTGAATTTATTATGGGTGTAGCGGGAGCTCAGCCCCCGACAGGTAGATGGGACACCCCGGTAGATAGGCCGGACGCGTCGATTCCAGGTCCGTCGACGAGACCGATGGTCTCCGCGTACACGCAAACGGACGCCTGGACCCCGGAGGGGCCGAGCAACGCCGAAGAAACGCGGCCGTCCACGTCGACCGCGAACCCTGGGGCGCCGACCAAAAGGAAGCCGAACGACGGACCCGAAGAGAACCTGGCCCTCGAAAGTCAcggaaaaaagaagaaacagAAGTCGGTAAGAACGACCGATGATGACTTAGATCTGGATGCACTGCTTGCAGAATACACCCCGCCGTTAGAAGTCCTGTTGGGACCGGAGGAGCCCTCCGACCCCCTGGTCGAGGCCCTCGAAAGGGCGATCACGCCCACCTTGCCGGAAATCGACCTGATCTCGGACGACGCCCTGATGGAAGTGGAGGAAGCCCCGCCTTGGGACATCGAGACGGTAGACACGAGCACGGTGGTGATGACCTCCCCGATCCTCGAGAGCCTGATGGCGCCGTCCCCGCCTCGCGGGGACATGAGCGAGACCCCCGGTGGAAAACCGCAGAGAGCCCTTGTCCCGCGAGCGCTTCGCATGCCGGACGAAGCGGCCCCTGGACGTCCGGTGGAGAAAGAAGGCGAGTGGGGTGTCAGTAAGGGGGAGGGCGTCAAGTTGCGAATTGACGGAATGCAATTGTTTAAATTTCACGACCATAAGGGTGACAAATACGGGAATTGGGACCTAGTGGTGGATAGGCCCATATTAATCATGGGCGATTCAAACATCTCTAGGCTACCGGGAGTCAGAAACACGAACGTTCAAATGGACTCCTATCCGGGCGCCAAAATGAACCACCTGGTTCACGTTCTGGCCTTCAGAACCAAAATAGTGGTCCCTCCCAAGAAAGTCATCCTttcagtaggcctgaacgacagAAACCAAACGAACCCCTCGAAACTCAGAGAAGACGTCAAGAATCTGGCCGAGGTGGCGAAGAAGACTTTCCCGCAGAGCGATATAGGTATCCCGAGAATAAACCACTCGCCGTTAATGACCAACTTCGTACGGGCCAAAATAGAACAGCTCAATTTTATGATAGGAGAGACAGGTTACGGGATCCCTAAATTGGGAGACCAATTATTTGAGACGCTCGGGGACGGGATCCACTGGTCCCCAGCCACGGCCAAAAATATGTGGGCCTTGTGGTACGAAGGTTTTTTGGAAGGGGGACGTTTGTAGTGTCTCCGGGTTTTCCGAATAGGAAAACTTACGGCTGGACCCGTCCTccccaaaaatataaaaaataatttttccaCCACTCTCTGTCCCTTCGTAAAATTGAGCTCTTTGTTCGTGACGTTTGCAGCCACGCACCCGCCGACACGGTTTATGCCTCGCTTCCGAGTGCGATGCCCGTTGGGCTGTTTTTGCTTTCTGTGTTTATAACTGTGCGATTTTTGAGTTAAGAGGACTTTGGTGGGCTTTTCTTGTTTTCATGGGACGGTTTGGTTTTGTTTCAAGGCTTGtaagaaaaggttttttttctttctcggattgttttttttcatattgtaccatatgtatatgggtggataatttttttatatatgtatgtatacacgTACATGTACATAATTTCTATATATAATTCTTTTTCAGGTTCTTGttggtttgtttttgttcataTTTTTTCAATACAATTTATGCTGGTATTCCGGCGTTTTTGAAGGGGCCCTCTCTTGCCCTGGTGATAATTCGGTTGTGTTTTTgagtgtacttttctttgttcgTTCAATAAGGATTGTTGATTCCCGTTTGTTAATTAATAAATATGTTTGCTTAACAACTTTGGACGTTTGGCCGTGTTGTTTGAAAAATGGACAAATGACTCTCGGAGACCGTATGTTTTTCCCAAGAACAGGTTTTAGACGGTGTGGCTCCCAATCAGGACAATGGGACTCTTCTATGACCTATAGTAAGTAGTTgtaatttgttttctttcccACCGGAGGGCGCCAGTGTACGTGTTTTGCCCCGAGGGGAGATTAGTTTATCACCAATACTTTAATAATTTACTTTTTATTATACTGGTGAGCTAATAGGAATTATTGGGGTTAATATTGGGGGTTTTTGGGCTACTGGATGAATTTAGGgattaattttaattgtttatttgGGACGTAAATAAACGTTACAGGTAGATAGCGCCGTTTCGGTCGCCGCTACGATGACGTAGCAACGCCTGATTGGCTTAGAAAATAGCCATGTGGGAGTCGGGGCGGAAGTAAGCACGCGTCTATGCAAGTCAATGGCTGGCTGCTCAATGGAGTAAAACACGGAAGTGCCGTCGTTCAACTTTTGACATACGTAacagaaggaaggaaggaaagttccattttgggctGCCTGACTGGCCTATGGAAGTGGGGAGAAATCATGTTTTAAAATTAACTTTGCGCGATTAGTCGGACATAAGGAGTTTTGGTACAGAGATGCCGCGCACGGCTACTACAATTCCCGTGAGGCTTTGCGCGGCCTGTGGCCGACCAACCGGAAGCGCCCCGAGGGGCTGGATTACTAACGGCGCGATCTCCATTCGTCCTGTCACGTTCGTGTCGGCCCGCCGTGCGCCAGGGAGACAAGGGAAATGGCGGTGTCAGACTTTGCGAAACCGGCGACCTTTGTGGCCCGGGTGAATCCGATCGCGGTGAAAAAAGCGATCGCTGGAAATTCAAGTGGAAACACACGAACGCGGAAGTGCGTTAGCCGAGTCGATGCTCGGATCGCGGACACAATGGTCAGATCTTCCTAGCGCGAAGGCCTTGTTGTGCTACGGAGTGAAATCACGCGGGCCGTTAACGTCTATTTGCGAATTCGCGCGACGTAAGAAGCCATGTGTAAAAAGCATAAATGCCGTGGAGGGCGACTACATCTCCCAGAGGGCTTTGCGAGAATGTAGTCCAGGCGACCGGAAATGACGCGAAGAGCCCGACCGTCGGGGGCACGATTCTTTCCGAACGGATACGAAGATGTGCCGCTGTATGAGACATAAACATGGTAAAAAAGCGACGACTGGTGTCGAACAGAGGCAATTGTAATTGccctaaaaaatgaaatacaaaaACACGTATACTGTCAAAACAAGAACACGGGAAATCCAGTGAGAGGCTTCCGCGGCGATCCGAACGCGAGGACGGACGAACGAACCGCTGGGGTGCTGGATAGACACCGTTCGGTTCGAGTTTGAAACGATGTGCCGCGGTGACGCCCGTGAAGGCGACTACATCTCCCGTGAAACCTTGCGGCTTCCGACGTCGGCCACCGGAGGTGGGCGGGGAAAGTCAAGTGGCGTGAGGGCG
This Corythoichthys intestinalis isolate RoL2023-P3 chromosome 11, ASM3026506v1, whole genome shotgun sequence DNA region includes the following protein-coding sequences:
- the LOC130924268 gene encoding uncharacterized protein LOC130924268 codes for the protein MEGRGKQLATGDLKFLARLMTRFIRTSHHLESVADADRPPWGIRLLEKSLVEGVKPSNPNEKINTLTKYNAKNWAYVTQQSLFEHYSETLASLKIELGRFKNARWQDALSLAVKWARLDLDTLRQATLAKASAEIEFIMGVAGAQPPTGRWDTPVDRPDASIPGPSTRPMVSAYTQTDAWTPEGPSNAEETRPSTSTANPGAPTKRKPNDGPEENLALESHGKKKKQKSVRTTDDDLDLDALLAEYTPPLEVLLGPEEPSDPLVEALERAITPTLPEIDLISDDALMEVEEAPPWDIETVDTSTVVMTSPILESLMAPSPPRGDMSETPGGKPQRALVPRALRMPDEAAPGRPVEKEGEWGVSKGEGVKLRIDGMQLFKFHDHKGDKYGNWDLVVDRPILIMGDSNISRLPGVRNTNVQMDSYPGAKMNHLVHVLAFRTKIVVPPKKVILSVGLNDRNQTNPSKLREDVKNLAEVAKKTFPQSDIGIPRINHSPLMTNFVRAKIEQLNFMIGETGYGIPKLGDQLFETLGDGIHWSPATAKNMWALWYEGFLEGGRL